GCCGGTCCAGCGTGCGATGAAGGGGACACGGATGCCCCCTTCGGTGAGATCGCGTTTAAAACCGCGCAGGGGGCCGTTCGTGCGGAGTTGCGCGGGAACGCCTCTGTGGCCGCCGTTATCGCTGGTGAACATGATCAGCGTGCGCTCGCTTAGCTGAAGCTCATTCACCAGAGACATGATCCGTCCCACATCGCGGTCCAGCCTGTGAATCATCGCGGCATATTTTTTCGATTTCGCATCCCAGTCCCGGTCTGAATAAGGTTCTGTGTCGGGTACCGCCAGACCGTGCGGGTCTTCTGCTTTCGCGGAAAAGTGAGGCAGCGTATAAGCCGCGTACAGAAAGAAAGGCTGGGCCGCGGAATCGCGAATGAATGTCAACGCACGGTCGGTCAGTAGATCATGACTGTATTGCTGCCGGGATTGGGTGTTCCCCGTCAGTTCCAAGCGGCCCTCATTGTCGTCCAGATACTCGGTAAAGTAATAATGCGCGTGGTCCTGATTCAGATAGCCGAACCACATGTCGAACCCCTGGTTGGTGGCCCGTCCGACCGTGCCTGCATCGCCCAGCGACCATTTACCCACGCCGCCACAGCGGTAATCAGATTTTTGCAGGACCTCGGCGATGGTCAGATCACGTTCCTGCAGATAGGTCGGGTAATGCGGGATGTTGTCCCGTGCGGGAGCGTGCCCGTTGTGGAGTCCGGTCAGCAGCACGGCCCGCGAAGCCGTACAGACGGAACCGCCCGCATAGGCTTGTGTGAACCGCGTTCCCTGGGCGGCTAACTGGTCGATGTGCGGGGTTTTCATCAGCTTCTGACCGTAACAGCCCAGGTCTCCATAACCCAGATCGTCGGCCATAATGAAAATGATATTCGGTCGCCCCCCTTTCGCGGCCTGCACCGAAGTTGGCAGACAGATCAGGCAGGCAATCAACCAGAACACTCGTGAACCTGAAATCAAATGCAGTCCGTTTCCGATTTCACTTACTGATTTTCTTCGCGCTGGTGTCGACATCTTCTTCCCATTCCTTCAAAGCCTGACTCATTGAATTCACGATTTCCGGGTGCTTCGCTGCCCGATTCTGCTGTTCCCCTAGATCCGTTTTCAAATGATACAGTTCACTGCG
The sequence above is a segment of the Gimesia algae genome. Coding sequences within it:
- a CDS encoding arylsulfatase — encoded protein: MSTPARRKSVSEIGNGLHLISGSRVFWLIACLICLPTSVQAAKGGRPNIIFIMADDLGYGDLGCYGQKLMKTPHIDQLAAQGTRFTQAYAGGSVCTASRAVLLTGLHNGHAPARDNIPHYPTYLQERDLTIAEVLQKSDYRCGGVGKWSLGDAGTVGRATNQGFDMWFGYLNQDHAHYYFTEYLDDNEGRLELTGNTQSRQQYSHDLLTDRALTFIRDSAAQPFFLYAAYTLPHFSAKAEDPHGLAVPDTEPYSDRDWDAKSKKYAAMIHRLDRDVGRIMSLVNELQLSERTLIMFTSDNGGHRGVPAQLRTNGPLRGFKRDLTEGGIRVPFIARWTGTIPAGKVSDEVIAFQDMLPTFAELAGAEAPANLDGVSILPALRGKPLKVKHDYLYWDYGHCRARYDQAVRWNHWKGIRHGQQGEIALYNLDQDLSESRDVAANHPQVVQRIAEIMNTAAVPDTRYPIGTKYKGKALWHP